In Nitrospirota bacterium, one genomic interval encodes:
- a CDS encoding ABC transporter substrate binding protein, producing the protein MRYERGSCHCTAGCGSAVRTVAHASAVEMLRPSRSPGAVFLDVLIILLFFSPLSLAHALDIVVVKSAGIKPYNDALEGFKSACKCTVIEINLSKTEKQDIARRILALSPDAVLAIGTDAFRQVRTIREVPVFYSMVLPSESLDDAPGNISGVSMQIPPELYLGSLLELFPHARRLGIVYDPNSTGSFVREAARVARDKGVELVLREAGAPREVPSLVEGMRDKIDLFWMLPDATVVNSETVNAMLLFSFQHNIPLFSFSDKYVEMGALAALTISPYDLGVQTGEIARAVLSGQAGRGPLRVNARKTVLSVNRKIARKLGIAIREEAVTRGGGRFVP; encoded by the coding sequence ATGCGTTACGAGAGAGGCTCTTGTCATTGTACGGCCGGCTGCGGCAGCGCCGTCAGGACAGTGGCGCATGCCTCCGCCGTGGAGATGCTGCGGCCCTCCCGGAGTCCGGGGGCTGTCTTTCTTGACGTCCTCATCATCCTGCTGTTCTTTTCTCCGCTCTCTCTCGCCCATGCCCTCGATATCGTCGTGGTGAAGAGCGCCGGCATCAAACCCTATAACGATGCGCTGGAGGGGTTCAAGAGCGCCTGTAAATGCACGGTCATCGAGATCAATCTTTCCAAAACGGAGAAACAGGACATTGCCCGGAGAATCCTCGCCCTCTCCCCTGACGCGGTGCTCGCCATCGGCACCGACGCCTTCAGGCAGGTCAGAACGATCAGGGAGGTGCCGGTATTCTACTCCATGGTCCTTCCTTCGGAATCGCTCGACGACGCGCCGGGCAACATATCGGGGGTGAGCATGCAGATCCCTCCGGAGCTTTACCTCGGCTCCCTGCTCGAGCTCTTCCCCCATGCCCGGCGGCTCGGCATCGTTTATGATCCGAACAGTACGGGCTCTTTCGTGCGCGAGGCAGCGAGGGTCGCCCGCGATAAAGGAGTCGAGCTGGTGCTGCGCGAGGCCGGCGCACCGCGCGAGGTGCCTTCGCTCGTCGAGGGCATGAGAGACAAGATCGACCTCTTCTGGATGCTGCCCGACGCCACGGTCGTCAACTCCGAGACGGTGAACGCCATGCTGCTCTTTTCGTTCCAGCACAACATCCCGCTCTTCTCGTTCTCGGACAAATATGTCGAGATGGGGGCGCTTGCGGCATTGACGATCAGCCCGTATGACCTCGGCGTCCAGACCGGGGAGATTGCGCGGGCGGTGCTGAGCGGCCAGGCCGGGAGAGGCCCTCTCCGCGTCAATGCACGGAAAACGGTCCTCTCGGTCAACAGGAAGATAGCGAGGAAGCTCGGGATAGCGATCAGGGAGGAGGCGGTGACGCGCGGCGGGGGGCGGTTCGTGCCATGA
- the gptM gene encoding geopeptide radical SAM maturase, with amino-acid sequence MKVSRYCLTFPYKADSDLSLFFSSKKSSALLVPAAVIDDIARGALSDEESDTLKELGIIAEHDEQAELLGFIEDINALRKRLDLIVVMNLDCNLACTYCFEGTRKGRLFLSADTADALIAFIENSLDGKEELRITFYGGEPLLSLEQIVSIAERVKALARARNVKFILSLVTNGTLLTRSVVEKLKPLGLNSAKVTLDGPREVHDAFRPFKSGRGSFDSIIRTIHEICDLTNIQIGGNYTRDSYPGFPRLLDYLIEEGLTPDKIRAVKFDPVAQESSEYALPDFNDGCASLNEPWLFEASVFLRNEIMKRGYRTPRIMPSPCMIELNSSFVVHYDGSLYKCPGLIGRRQYCVGHIADKVEEYRQSHHLDNWKNEQCLACAYLPLCFGGCRYMRLVREGSMEGVECRKPYFDAVLGELVHQDAERESGAGT; translated from the coding sequence ATGAAGGTATCACGATATTGTCTCACGTTTCCGTATAAGGCAGACAGCGATCTCTCGCTGTTCTTTTCGTCGAAGAAATCTTCGGCTCTCCTCGTGCCTGCCGCTGTAATCGACGATATCGCTCGCGGTGCCCTCTCGGATGAGGAGAGCGATACGCTCAAGGAGCTCGGTATTATTGCCGAGCACGATGAGCAGGCCGAGCTGCTCGGGTTCATCGAAGATATCAACGCCCTTCGCAAACGTCTCGATCTCATCGTAGTGATGAACCTCGACTGCAATCTCGCCTGTACCTACTGTTTCGAGGGCACGAGAAAGGGGCGGCTCTTCCTGTCCGCCGATACGGCGGACGCCCTTATCGCTTTCATAGAGAATTCCCTCGACGGCAAGGAAGAGCTGCGTATCACGTTTTACGGCGGCGAGCCGCTGCTCAGCCTGGAGCAGATCGTCTCGATAGCCGAACGGGTGAAGGCGCTCGCCCGGGCCAGGAACGTCAAGTTCATCCTCTCGCTCGTGACCAACGGGACGCTCCTCACCCGGAGCGTCGTCGAAAAGCTCAAACCGCTCGGGCTGAACAGCGCAAAAGTGACCCTCGACGGTCCGCGGGAGGTGCATGATGCATTCCGGCCGTTCAAGTCCGGCAGGGGGTCGTTCGACAGCATCATCCGCACTATCCATGAAATCTGCGATCTGACGAATATACAGATAGGGGGCAACTACACGAGGGATTCGTATCCCGGATTTCCCCGCCTCCTCGACTATCTCATTGAGGAGGGCCTGACCCCCGATAAGATACGCGCGGTAAAGTTCGACCCGGTCGCGCAGGAGAGCAGCGAGTATGCGCTGCCCGATTTCAACGACGGCTGCGCGTCGCTGAACGAGCCGTGGCTCTTCGAGGCGAGCGTGTTCCTGCGCAACGAGATCATGAAGAGGGGATACCGCACCCCCCGGATCATGCCTTCTCCCTGTATGATCGAGCTGAACAGCAGCTTCGTCGTCCATTACGACGGGAGCCTGTACAAATGCCCCGGGCTGATAGGCAGGCGGCAGTATTGCGTCGGGCATATAGCGGACAAAGTGGAAGAGTACCGGCAGTCCCATCATCTCGACAACTGGAAGAACGAGCAGTGCCTCGCCTGTGCGTATCTGCCCTTGTGCTTCGGCGGCTGCCGGTATATGCGGCTGGTGCGCGAGGGGAGCATGGAGGGCGTCGAGTGCAGGAAGCCCTATTTCGATGCGGTGCTGGGCGAGCTGGTGCACCAGGACGCGGAGCGGGAAAGCGGCGCCGGAACATGA
- a CDS encoding TonB-dependent receptor, producing the protein MYFKEEELIVESPTRSPKPISQTAENVTVITAEAIELMNAHTLGEVLNTIPGVQVFTTGAPGSSAPVHIQGSEQRHVTVFLDGVNMGLVSDNVADTGAIPVQHIERIEIIKGPASSAWGSSLGGIINVITKSPKSDRALSGTLSGSYGERETMDYRAELSGTSGKAGYYLYAGRLSSDGFRANNDIANNHIYTKLTYDIERHTAVTFTLGYDKGDRGETEFGGVEVDNDFRNLFSTLSFHHAFNDETNMLVSLRASRLVFNRFSDSREDNYRDKGYGASIKLTWKPDSHNVVVGMDFDDRTLKSNTVAGGEQELEKWALFANDTITWGRLSLTPGVRYDHTNTNGDFFSPSLGLTYSLMKKTLLRAYVARGFHIPPLSYTYANTSFFTPNPDLEVEKVWSYQVGAETVLLDSMWVKLSLFRHDIKDFITGQSIAPSLFTYKNSERRRRQGVEFEVKTVPVYNTSLSAGFTFIASEDRDTGETVRNTPRYTYDFSVQYDDKKSITAFMKGHYIWWDSAGVATPSGPVIGNYSSFIVDLTVTKILYRREDQSAELFASANNIFNGSQYFIGFYKNPGRWFEGGIRYKF; encoded by the coding sequence ATGTATTTCAAGGAAGAGGAGCTCATCGTCGAATCCCCCACCCGAAGCCCCAAGCCGATCAGCCAGACTGCCGAGAACGTCACGGTTATCACCGCAGAGGCGATCGAGCTCATGAACGCCCACACCCTGGGCGAGGTGTTGAATACTATACCGGGGGTCCAGGTGTTCACTACCGGCGCTCCGGGGAGCAGTGCGCCGGTGCATATCCAGGGCTCGGAGCAGCGGCATGTGACGGTCTTTCTCGACGGAGTTAATATGGGGCTGGTCTCCGACAATGTCGCCGATACCGGGGCCATACCGGTGCAGCACATCGAACGTATAGAAATTATCAAGGGACCTGCCTCTTCGGCATGGGGGTCGTCGCTCGGCGGCATTATCAATGTGATCACGAAGTCGCCGAAGAGCGACAGGGCGCTCAGCGGTACCCTCTCGGGATCGTACGGCGAGCGGGAGACCATGGATTACAGGGCAGAGCTGTCCGGCACCAGCGGGAAGGCGGGATATTACCTTTATGCCGGGAGGCTGAGCTCCGACGGGTTCAGGGCCAACAACGATATAGCGAATAACCATATATATACAAAGCTAACTTATGATATCGAACGGCATACCGCAGTCACCTTTACCCTGGGCTACGATAAGGGAGACCGGGGCGAGACCGAGTTTGGCGGGGTCGAGGTCGATAACGATTTCAGGAATCTCTTCTCGACGCTCTCGTTCCACCATGCTTTCAATGATGAAACGAATATGCTCGTATCCCTCAGGGCATCTCGTCTCGTCTTTAACAGGTTTTCGGACAGCCGGGAGGATAATTACAGGGATAAGGGGTACGGCGCGAGTATAAAGCTTACCTGGAAGCCGGATAGTCATAACGTTGTTGTCGGGATGGATTTCGACGACAGGACATTGAAATCGAATACGGTAGCTGGGGGCGAGCAAGAGCTGGAGAAGTGGGCGCTCTTTGCGAATGATACGATCACCTGGGGAAGGCTCTCCCTGACTCCGGGTGTCCGGTATGACCATACGAACACTAACGGTGACTTTTTCAGCCCGAGCCTCGGCCTCACCTACAGCTTGATGAAGAAGACTCTCCTGAGGGCTTACGTTGCGCGGGGATTTCATATCCCTCCTCTCTCCTATACGTATGCGAACACTTCCTTTTTTACACCCAATCCCGACCTCGAGGTCGAGAAGGTATGGTCCTACCAGGTCGGCGCGGAGACCGTGCTTCTTGATTCTATGTGGGTGAAGCTTTCTCTTTTCCGGCATGACATAAAAGACTTCATCACCGGACAATCGATCGCTCCTTCCCTGTTTACCTATAAAAACAGCGAGCGGAGAAGGAGGCAGGGGGTAGAGTTCGAGGTGAAGACCGTCCCAGTCTATAATACCTCTCTCTCCGCCGGCTTCACCTTTATCGCTTCGGAAGACCGAGACACCGGCGAGACGGTCCGGAATACCCCCCGTTATACATATGACTTCAGCGTGCAATACGATGACAAGAAATCAATCACTGCGTTCATGAAAGGGCATTATATATGGTGGGATTCAGCTGGAGTAGCTACACCGTCGGGACCAGTGATAGGGAACTACTCTTCATTTATTGTCGACCTTACTGTTACGAAAATACTCTATCGGCGAGAAGATCAGAGTGCTGAGCTGTTTGCGAGTGCGAATAACATTTTTAATGGCTCACAGTATTTTATAGGGTTTTATAAGAATCCAGGACGGTGGTTCGAGGGAGGGATACGCTATAAGTTCTAG
- a CDS encoding 3-methyl-2-oxobutanoate dehydrogenase subunit VorB, with protein MKRILMRGNEAIAEAAVQAGCTFYAGYPITPQNEIPEYLSWRLPQAGGVFIQAESELAAINMVFGASACGARAMTSSSGPGMSLKQEGISFLAGAELPAVIVNMQRGGPGLGNISASQADYFQTVKGGGHGDYRLLVYAPYNLQELWDLTMLAFDKADEYRTPVMLLGDGILGQMMEPFFPSPYTRPELPEKTWALTGCKGRPPSMVKSLFMGEGELEKRNYHLQEKYRRIREREVRFELCHTDDAELIIVAFGIAARISQAAVKRLRSEGYPVGLLRPITLFPFPEQAISRLADSKRVFVTVELNAGQMVEDVRLAVNGKAEVRFHGRPGGAIITPEELYEALLADLRDKRAAL; from the coding sequence ATGAAACGCATCCTTATGAGAGGCAACGAGGCGATTGCGGAGGCGGCGGTGCAGGCCGGCTGCACCTTTTATGCGGGTTATCCCATAACGCCGCAGAACGAGATACCGGAGTACCTCTCGTGGCGTCTTCCCCAGGCAGGCGGCGTCTTCATCCAGGCGGAGAGCGAGCTGGCGGCCATCAACATGGTCTTCGGCGCCTCGGCCTGCGGGGCCCGGGCCATGACTTCGTCGAGCGGTCCCGGGATGAGCCTGAAGCAGGAGGGGATTTCGTTCCTCGCGGGAGCGGAGCTTCCCGCCGTTATTGTGAACATGCAGCGGGGGGGGCCCGGCCTGGGGAACATATCGGCAAGTCAGGCCGACTATTTCCAGACCGTCAAAGGAGGGGGCCACGGCGACTACCGCCTCCTCGTCTATGCGCCGTACAACCTGCAGGAGCTCTGGGATCTCACCATGCTCGCCTTCGACAAGGCCGACGAATATCGCACCCCGGTGATGCTCCTGGGAGACGGCATTCTCGGCCAGATGATGGAGCCCTTTTTCCCCTCGCCGTACACGAGGCCGGAGCTGCCGGAGAAGACCTGGGCACTCACCGGATGCAAGGGCCGGCCGCCCTCGATGGTGAAATCGCTCTTCATGGGGGAGGGGGAGCTGGAAAAGAGAAATTACCATCTCCAGGAGAAATACAGGAGGATACGGGAGCGCGAGGTCCGCTTCGAGCTCTGCCATACGGACGATGCGGAGCTGATCATCGTGGCCTTCGGCATCGCCGCCCGCATCTCCCAGGCTGCGGTCAAGCGGCTGCGGAGCGAGGGGTATCCTGTCGGCCTCCTCAGGCCGATAACGCTCTTCCCCTTCCCGGAACAGGCGATCTCCCGGCTGGCGGACAGCAAGAGGGTCTTTGTCACTGTCGAGCTGAATGCAGGGCAGATGGTCGAGGATGTGCGGCTCGCTGTCAACGGGAAAGCGGAAGTACGGTTCCACGGCAGGCCCGGCGGCGCGATCATCACCCCCGAAGAGCTCTACGAAGCGCTGCTCGCCGACCTGCGCGACAAACGCGCAGCGCTCTAG
- a CDS encoding bifunctional oligoribonuclease/PAP phosphatase NrnA, protein MTGSGRAGAMNPPEELLAFLKKEDKFLIVTHLNPDGDALGSAAALALALRQMGKDALLLCRDRVPEQYEFLPEQELFLTFEAARSLPLDLAQFKNLILVDCNEIRRTGMEKSPLAGLTFTTTAVIDHHETERTFGDIRWVVPPVAATGMMIHYLVRALGLTLTEAVAVNLYTAIVVDTGNFRYENTSAEVLAVAAALAGAGAQPHLINRAINETWSEGRFKLFTRMMSELELVDGIAISLVTRRLLAETGTTPDDTESFVSFPNVMRTVRMSILLREIDDRYYKVSLRSRGSVNVARIAESFGGGGHKNAAGCTIEGDLDAVKAELLKKLEQTASSAV, encoded by the coding sequence ATGACCGGGAGCGGAAGGGCGGGGGCGATGAATCCTCCTGAAGAGCTGCTCGCTTTCCTGAAGAAGGAAGACAAGTTCCTCATAGTAACGCACCTGAACCCCGACGGCGATGCCCTCGGGTCTGCCGCTGCACTGGCGCTGGCGCTCCGGCAGATGGGCAAGGACGCCCTTCTCCTCTGCCGGGACCGCGTGCCCGAGCAGTATGAGTTCCTCCCCGAGCAGGAGCTCTTCCTGACCTTCGAGGCGGCGCGCTCGCTCCCCCTCGACCTCGCGCAGTTCAAGAACCTCATCCTCGTCGATTGCAACGAGATCAGGCGCACCGGCATGGAGAAGTCCCCGCTCGCAGGGCTCACGTTCACGACGACCGCGGTCATCGACCACCACGAGACCGAGCGGACCTTCGGCGATATCCGGTGGGTGGTGCCGCCCGTTGCAGCGACCGGCATGATGATCCACTATCTTGTCAGAGCGCTCGGGCTCACCCTGACCGAAGCGGTCGCCGTCAATCTCTACACGGCCATAGTCGTCGATACCGGCAACTTCCGGTATGAGAATACGTCCGCCGAGGTGCTCGCCGTCGCCGCAGCGCTCGCCGGGGCAGGGGCGCAGCCCCATCTCATCAACAGGGCCATCAACGAGACCTGGTCCGAGGGGCGCTTCAAGCTCTTCACGAGAATGATGAGCGAGCTCGAGCTCGTCGACGGCATCGCGATCTCCCTGGTGACGAGACGGCTGCTTGCGGAGACGGGGACCACCCCCGACGATACCGAGAGCTTCGTCTCGTTTCCGAACGTGATGCGTACGGTGAGGATGTCGATCCTCCTGAGAGAGATCGACGACCGTTATTACAAGGTGAGCCTCAGATCCCGCGGCAGCGTGAATGTCGCCCGCATCGCCGAATCCTTCGGCGGCGGCGGACACAAGAATGCCGCAGGGTGCACGATAGAGGGAGACCTCGATGCGGTAAAGGCCGAGCTCCTCAAAAAACTGGAGCAGACGGCCTCCAGCGCAGTGTAG
- the rbfA gene encoding 30S ribosome-binding factor RbfA produces MHPYKRSQRLNILLREEIADIIMKKVKDPRLGFVTVTDVELSDDLKIARVFISTLKDEERAAAVEILNAAKGLIRSEVAKRVRVKVIPSLEFRIDTSIARGDRIDRLLREIQEKTSPEEHDEERDDRERKGGGDESS; encoded by the coding sequence ATGCATCCATACAAACGATCACAGCGACTGAATATCCTCCTCCGCGAAGAGATAGCCGACATCATCATGAAGAAGGTGAAGGACCCGCGGCTCGGGTTCGTCACGGTTACGGATGTCGAGCTGTCGGACGATCTGAAGATCGCGCGGGTCTTCATCAGCACGCTCAAGGACGAAGAGAGGGCCGCGGCCGTCGAGATCCTCAATGCGGCGAAGGGGCTCATCCGGAGCGAGGTGGCGAAGCGGGTGAGGGTCAAGGTGATCCCCTCCCTCGAATTCAGGATCGATACCTCCATAGCGCGCGGCGACCGCATCGACCGTCTGCTCCGGGAGATCCAGGAGAAGACGTCGCCCGAAGAGCATGACGAGGAGCGCGATGACCGGGAGCGGAAGGGCGGGGGCGATGAATCCTCCTGA
- the infB gene encoding translation initiation factor IF-2 gives MSSEEIKSTELARELGVKATDVVKAAGELRNIDYKKGTTNVKLSADEVEKIRAILGVQQAPPRRAPAAPAPVKRAAKEEPARKEQKEAPARKPEVSPAGQPEKRIADKQKVERPAAEKPAPAAERHKERPAVIKPLEPIPVPAEEEAAPSGVTAAAAPATAYEEAELKVPDRFKKDIEVEKVEKIKVKPTMQKAFQAIKKIEPKKWADQKSGKRYKDRFTRKFDQPAAPPPITAPRRKSIKLEEGTTVKVFAEMIGQKIPDVIKKLMELGYMATVNQPVDMDAALLVAESYGIKVESVTAEQVDIIEEVAEDQAKLSWRPPVVTIMGHVDHGKTSLLDAIRKTKVTETEAGGITQHIGAYKISLQGKDITFLDTPGHEAFTALRARGAKVTDIVVLVVAADDGVMPQTIEAIDHSKAANVPIVVAVNKIDKPEANPSRVKNELAEHGVVSEEWGGQTIFVEVSAKQRIGIEHLLEMILLQAEVMELKANPNRQARGTIIEAKLDRGRGPVATVLIQAGTLRIGDAFVAGTTSGRVRALIDDTGRKITEAGPSTPVEVIGFAEVPTAGDVFTSVDDERKARQIALARLQKQRLAEIAKHRKLTLDELYAKIKDGQLRELNLVIKGDVQGSVEAIKKALEGITHHEVKVRVIHASVGGINESDVMLAAASNAIIIGFNVRPELKASQLAEREGVDIRLYNIIYDAIEDVKKALEGLLEPTLKEKVLGRAEVRQLFHVSRIGTIAGCYVIDGVIQRASDGIRVIRDNIVVYEGKIASLKRFKEDIREAQTGYECGITVENFNDLKIGDILENYVIEKIAAKL, from the coding sequence ATGTCGAGTGAAGAAATCAAGAGCACCGAACTGGCGAGAGAGCTCGGAGTAAAAGCGACGGATGTCGTGAAGGCGGCGGGAGAGCTCCGGAACATCGATTACAAGAAGGGGACGACCAATGTCAAGCTCAGCGCCGATGAGGTGGAGAAGATACGGGCGATCCTCGGGGTGCAGCAGGCCCCGCCCAGGCGCGCGCCTGCTGCTCCGGCGCCGGTAAAGCGGGCTGCCAAAGAGGAGCCTGCCAGAAAAGAGCAGAAAGAAGCGCCTGCCCGGAAGCCGGAAGTCTCCCCTGCGGGCCAGCCCGAAAAGCGGATAGCCGACAAGCAGAAGGTCGAGAGGCCGGCGGCCGAAAAACCGGCGCCTGCCGCCGAAAGACACAAAGAGCGTCCTGCCGTGATAAAGCCGCTCGAGCCGATTCCCGTTCCTGCGGAAGAGGAGGCTGCACCGTCCGGTGTGACGGCTGCTGCTGCTCCGGCTACCGCGTACGAGGAGGCCGAGCTCAAGGTCCCTGACCGCTTCAAGAAGGATATCGAGGTCGAGAAGGTCGAGAAGATCAAGGTCAAGCCGACCATGCAGAAGGCCTTCCAGGCGATTAAGAAGATAGAGCCCAAGAAGTGGGCCGACCAGAAGTCGGGCAAAAGGTATAAGGACCGGTTCACCAGGAAGTTCGACCAGCCTGCCGCGCCGCCGCCCATCACCGCTCCCCGGAGGAAGTCGATAAAGCTGGAGGAGGGGACGACGGTCAAGGTCTTCGCGGAGATGATCGGCCAGAAGATCCCCGATGTGATCAAGAAGCTGATGGAGCTGGGCTACATGGCGACGGTCAACCAGCCCGTCGATATGGACGCGGCGCTTCTCGTCGCGGAGAGCTACGGCATCAAGGTCGAGTCCGTCACCGCAGAGCAGGTCGATATCATCGAAGAGGTCGCGGAAGACCAGGCCAAGCTCTCGTGGAGGCCGCCGGTGGTCACGATCATGGGCCATGTCGACCACGGCAAGACATCGCTCCTCGACGCGATACGGAAGACGAAGGTGACCGAAACTGAAGCGGGCGGCATCACGCAGCATATCGGCGCGTACAAGATATCGCTCCAGGGGAAGGACATCACCTTCCTCGACACGCCCGGCCACGAGGCGTTTACCGCCCTCCGGGCGCGCGGCGCAAAGGTGACCGACATCGTGGTCCTCGTGGTGGCGGCCGATGACGGGGTGATGCCCCAGACTATCGAGGCGATCGACCATTCGAAGGCGGCCAATGTCCCCATCGTCGTGGCGGTCAACAAGATCGACAAGCCCGAGGCGAACCCCTCACGGGTGAAGAACGAGCTCGCCGAGCACGGCGTGGTATCCGAGGAGTGGGGCGGCCAGACCATCTTCGTGGAGGTCTCGGCAAAGCAGCGGATCGGCATCGAGCATCTCCTCGAGATGATCCTGCTCCAGGCCGAGGTCATGGAGCTGAAGGCGAATCCCAACCGCCAGGCCCGGGGCACGATCATCGAGGCGAAGCTCGACCGGGGCCGCGGCCCTGTGGCGACGGTGCTCATTCAGGCCGGTACGCTCAGGATCGGCGACGCTTTTGTGGCCGGGACGACCTCGGGCCGCGTCAGGGCGCTGATCGACGATACGGGAAGAAAGATCACCGAGGCCGGGCCGTCGACGCCGGTGGAGGTGATCGGCTTCGCCGAGGTGCCCACTGCGGGCGATGTGTTCACGAGCGTGGACGACGAGCGGAAGGCGCGGCAGATCGCCCTCGCACGCCTCCAGAAGCAGCGGCTCGCCGAGATCGCGAAGCACCGGAAGCTGACCCTCGACGAGCTCTATGCGAAGATCAAGGACGGCCAGCTCAGGGAGCTCAATCTCGTCATCAAGGGAGACGTGCAGGGCTCGGTCGAGGCGATCAAGAAGGCCCTCGAGGGAATCACCCACCACGAGGTTAAGGTGCGGGTCATCCATGCCTCGGTGGGCGGCATCAACGAGTCCGACGTGATGCTGGCGGCGGCGTCGAACGCGATCATCATCGGCTTCAATGTCCGGCCCGAGCTGAAGGCCTCCCAGCTCGCCGAGCGGGAGGGCGTCGATATCCGGCTGTACAACATCATCTACGACGCCATCGAGGATGTGAAGAAGGCGCTCGAGGGACTGCTCGAGCCGACCCTCAAGGAGAAGGTGCTCGGCAGGGCCGAGGTGCGCCAGCTCTTCCATGTATCGAGGATCGGCACGATTGCGGGTTGCTACGTGATCGACGGCGTGATACAGCGGGCCAGCGACGGCATCAGGGTGATCAGGGACAACATTGTCGTCTACGAGGGCAAGATCGCCTCTCTCAAACGCTTCAAAGAGGACATACGGGAAGCACAGACAGGATACGAGTGCGGTATCACCGTCGAGAACTTCAACGACCTCAAGATCGGCGATATCCTCGAGAACTACGTCATAGAGAAAATAGCCGCAAAACTGTAG
- the rpmB gene encoding 50S ribosomal protein L28 has product MASCSICGKTKTVGNNVSHANNKTKRILVPNVQRIRISTDHGTKRAYVCTRCIRSKKVVKAV; this is encoded by the coding sequence ATGGCGAGCTGCTCTATCTGCGGCAAGACGAAGACGGTCGGCAACAACGTCAGCCACGCGAACAATAAAACGAAGCGCATCCTGGTGCCGAACGTCCAGAGGATCAGGATCTCGACCGACCACGGCACGAAGCGCGCCTACGTCTGCACCCGCTGCATTCGGTCCAAGAAAGTCGTCAAAGCGGTCTGA
- a CDS encoding DUF721 domain-containing protein, producing MHRGSPLFLSLLRELGLEDRYRVDTLQREWSALFGEPLSLHTCPSGLKEGELLVTVDSPLWLQQLKFFKEEMLKRLQSFGVRTIRFRHGSIYASRRRGPGHTAPQSSPPALPSRPLDDADRTWIEQTIASIADEELRETLARAMEKALSRPRRPQR from the coding sequence ATGCACCGCGGCAGTCCGCTCTTCCTCTCCCTTCTCCGGGAGCTCGGCCTCGAGGACCGGTACAGGGTCGATACCCTCCAGCGCGAATGGTCCGCGCTCTTCGGCGAGCCGCTCTCGCTCCATACCTGTCCGTCCGGCCTGAAAGAGGGAGAACTGCTCGTCACCGTCGATTCCCCCCTCTGGCTGCAGCAGCTCAAATTCTTCAAGGAGGAGATGCTCAAGCGTCTTCAGTCCTTTGGCGTCCGCACCATCCGGTTCAGGCACGGCAGCATCTATGCCTCCCGCCGGCGCGGGCCGGGGCATACAGCGCCACAGTCATCGCCCCCCGCCCTTCCGTCCCGCCCTCTCGATGACGCCGACCGGACCTGGATAGAACAGACCATCGCATCGATTGCTGATGAAGAGCTGCGGGAAACGCTCGCGAGGGCCATGGAAAAAGCGCTCAGCCGCCCGCGGCGTCCGCAGCGATAA